Below is a genomic region from Molothrus ater isolate BHLD 08-10-18 breed brown headed cowbird chromosome 15, BPBGC_Mater_1.1, whole genome shotgun sequence.
AGCCCAATCTGCCATTTCCATCTCCACCTCCTCAGCATGCCCAGGGCgtgcactgctgctccagcatggaaaGCCTAATCCTTGTCTTCCTTCTCATCATCCTTGGCAATGCCTTGGTCCTGGGGCAGAAATAAAAGGGACAGCATGTGAGGGGAGTGCTGAATGTCCCATCCCAGGTCTTTGGGAGCATCCACACTGGGTTTGTAGGTGCAaaccccacagggctgggctgaggttACCTCCTCTGAGTcactgtcagagctgctgctgctcctgtcctcttccccatctccctgctggggtgaagagagagggaagagcatcactgggagccctggcagtTCAGAGTCAGGAGTCAGAGAGATTTCTGGTCCTGTGGGTGTCTAGAGCCAGGCTTGGCAccgctggtgctgctgtggaacCACATGTGaccatggcagcacagagctctccagAGCCAAGAGCAAGGATTGCACAGTGTGTGCAGTGCAGGCAGCATCACTGTCCACACCAGCATCccatttggagagaaaaaagagggaCATCTAACTAGGAATGCTGTGAGCAAAGAGACAGCTGTCTGCCAGTGGAAAAGCCATGGACACTGGGATTTCTAGGctgtgggcagcacagctccatctgCTACAGGTGTGGGTTTGCCATGGCTCAGACGTGGCTTCCCTTTACAGCCAGGATGTAAATGGTTCTGCAGAAAACTCTATCATTCCCctaccttttcttcttccttcttcctcctcttctgcttctccttctctttttctccctcagtcttttccttctccttctcttccttctcttttctgtcctcctctttctccttaTCTTCCCGTCcaaaccctgcagcagggcacagaggaagGTTCATTGCCAGCCTGCAGCTTCCAGCTCACACAAACCCTGCAGGTGCCCCTGGGCCCACACCAAGCACTCACATTTCAGGATTGTCGACATTTCACCAAGGCCAAAGAGCTCTGGGGCACGAGACAGTCACACCTAGGGAGCAGAGAGGACCTGAAGGAGCAACAAGAGAGTGGAGGAAGGTGAGTTTTCCAGGGATGAAAATGCCTCCCTGGAACATTCAGTTTTTACAGAGGCCCTGTGTAATTCCTACCCCCCAAAACAGCAGGGACAATCTGTGGAtgacacaaaacccaaaaggacCAGACCTTGTGCCCACCCAGGCAGCCCCCTCTgcccaggaaagcagcaagtGGAGAGGGATGGAGACAGAGAAATCTCAGGGCAAATGTGCAGGGAGATGTCTTAACCCCCCACCATGAGCAGGTGCAAATTACAGaagtatttcaaattaaatgaggaagaaataataaagaGCAGGTGTGGGGGCTCCTAGGAATCCCCAGCAGAAAGGACACCTTCCCTGAGGGACAGGGTGATGGCAGAGAGGGAGATGGAGacagcagcaagcagagaagAAGCCAAGAGCAAGGGTAAGAAAGCTCCCAAGCATTGATTAGGTGCCTGAAAGGTGacagatgaaaagaaagcaaaggaaacagcttgctttaaaaataggaagcCCAAACAAAGCCTAAGAAATAGCCTGGGCAGGTCAAACCCTCCCTCATACACAAAcaagcagggcagcaggggtgAGGGGATCAGGTCCCTTCTGCCCACTGGAAGAGCAGATCCACCCCTGTGGCAGCAGGCAATTAGGGAATAGTTTCTCATCCAGCCAGTGTTGGAGGGAGTCAGAATATTAATGCTTCCTTTTAATGGTTTTTAGCCACAAAATGACATCATCTGGCCCTTTTGAAGGAGCCAGTTGCAGCCTGTGAGCCGATAACATTGATTTGTATTTTCTAGGCAGGTTTTTAAAgccccaggatgctgcaggggagcaggaagccagtggggtttggggtggcacagggggagaGGGAGTTTGGATGGATGGGAAGGAAAGGAGTGTGGGAAGTGACTGATAGAAGATGTAATCAGAGCAAAGTTAAAATCTAATTAATAATGAACAGCAATCTAATTCATCTCCGTAATTAAGAAGTGCAACTACTAATTGaaaataatcacattttaatctgaaatcattaaaaagaaTCAAAcattaacaaaagaaaaggcagccctgggaagggatAGAAGGTGGTGCAGGTGATGCTCTGACCCCAGGTCCTGCTCACCAAAGCTGCCCCGTGGCTCCCATGGTGtgcccagccccaaatccatgAGGattcccctgccctgtgccttcACTGCCAGAGGGGAGCAGTTAGGGAAGGCACAGGCCACAGATGGGTACAGACAGGGATGGCACAGAGGTGGACATGGAGCTTTGCACTAGGAGATGGACAACCAGACCAAAgtccagcagccagggctgggaggggatggtTCCACCCCAACACATGCCAAGAAATGCCTCTCTGGGGGGTTAAATCCCTTTAACCCCCCAACCTGCATTGCTACTTCTGTCCCTGGAGACCAATCCTGCTGATTTCCAAGAGATGGGGTGGGCTCTGCAAGCCCTGTCTGGGGGAGCCACCCAGCACCTGTGCAGATCCTGCCATGGGTGCTGCCTCCATGCCAACCCtcagctttttcctcttccatcccAGCCCGGACCAGCAGATCTGGTTTTGCCTGTTCCTCTGGAGCCTCACATTTCACACAGGCAGGTTTGCCTGCCCCAGATGAGCTGGTTTCCTAAAGCCCAGGcagaaaaaccagcaaaacccCGAGAGCAGCTGATGGTCCCCATGGAGCAGCTGCAATTGTCCATGGCCAAGCTGGGCATGAGGtgcagctggctcagagcagagcaaaccTGTGTATTCACACCCTGCTAGGAGAAGCCTGAGTGTGCCTGACCCCTCCCCAGGCACAAC
It encodes:
- the LOC129046835 gene encoding merozoite surface protein 9-like, giving the protein MSTILKWFGREDKEKEEDRKEKEEKEKEKTEGEKEKEKQKRRKKEEEKQGDGEEDRSSSSSDSDSEEDQGIAKDDEKEDKD